Proteins encoded within one genomic window of Acidimicrobiales bacterium:
- a CDS encoding tyrosine-type recombinase/integrase produces the protein MTTLAPTLEAFFAQRLVAQRRCSPHTVAAYRDTFRLLLGFAQRITGISPAKLELETLDAPLIGAFLDHLEADRGVGIATRNARLSAIHSFFAFAALRHPEYAGLIQRVLAIPAKRADRGPISYLTRAEIDALLGAPDRTTRLGRRDHALLLLAVDTGLRVSELCGLRRSDVTLGAGAAVTCTGKGRKQRSTPLTAGASGALAGWIKGTAGGPADPLFPGPRGHQLTRDAIRRMVERHVATAVSACPSLATKRVAPHVLRHSCAMQLLEAGVDVAVIALWLGHESIRTTDIYQHADLAMKERALARLAPRPSARGRYRPPDTLLAFLESL, from the coding sequence ATGACGACCCTGGCACCAACGCTTGAAGCGTTCTTCGCCCAGCGCCTTGTCGCCCAGCGGCGATGCAGTCCCCACACTGTCGCCGCCTACCGCGACACGTTCCGACTGCTGCTCGGCTTTGCGCAGCGAATCACCGGCATCTCGCCCGCGAAGCTCGAACTGGAGACGCTCGACGCGCCGCTGATCGGCGCCTTCTTGGACCATTTGGAAGCCGACCGAGGTGTGGGGATCGCTACTCGCAACGCTCGCCTGTCCGCCATCCACTCCTTCTTCGCCTTCGCCGCCCTCCGCCACCCCGAATACGCCGGGCTCATCCAACGGGTGCTCGCCATCCCTGCCAAACGGGCTGACCGGGGCCCGATCTCCTACCTCACCCGAGCCGAGATCGACGCGTTGCTCGGCGCTCCCGACCGCACCACTCGGCTGGGTCGGCGAGACCACGCCCTGCTCTTGCTGGCCGTCGACACCGGCCTTCGCGTCTCCGAGCTGTGCGGCCTCCGGCGCAGCGATGTCACCCTCGGCGCCGGCGCCGCTGTCACCTGCACGGGCAAAGGACGAAAGCAGCGATCCACACCGCTCACCGCCGGCGCGTCGGGAGCGCTCGCCGGCTGGATCAAAGGGACGGCCGGCGGCCCCGCCGACCCGCTGTTCCCCGGGCCTCGCGGACACCAACTCACCCGGGACGCGATCAGGCGCATGGTCGAACGCCACGTCGCCACCGCGGTGAGCGCATGCCCGTCACTGGCCACCAAGCGAGTCGCCCCGCACGTCCTGCGGCACAGCTGCGCCATGCAACTGCTCGAGGCCGGCGTTGACGTCGCCGTCATCGCCCTCTGGCTCGGTCACGAGTCGATCCGGACCACCGACATCTACCAGCACGCCGACCTTGCCATGAAAGAACGCGCACTGGCACGACTTGCTCCCCGCCCGAGCGCGAGAGGCCGCTACCGCCCTCCCGACACGCTGCTCGCCTTCTTGGAGTCCCTGTGA